Proteins encoded in a region of the Flammeovirga yaeyamensis genome:
- a CDS encoding M28 family metallopeptidase: MRVLQIIQFNFIALLLLSSEVFSQKANLEADSVKTQELISYLSKDNIESHLRYLASDDLGGRGMLNLGNSKASSYIQNHFHKIGLKQLNNSWTQIFNVYQPGYSKMNIFNENDTITKENILMMFGQETSTSEVELHYLNQLTLKDIAGRKLKNQALALKEYNPMDQQIQVPDTHAKFVIFIAKDQKDLLVHRIRFSSMMGNRMYLSPQERFNDLNSLALKQEDIFSLLGKEKQALIEKYDNLSKKERKQLSTSVTIELEYENLEYNNENVLGYIEGTDLKDEFIVVTAHYDHLGTKEGVVFNGANDNASGTSAIMEMAEAFKKAKENGIGPRRSILFIAFAAEEVGLLGSEFFCQNPLVPMEKIVANYNFDMVGRINKKYDDHPNYTYLLGTGEQSKQFYKVNNEVHQRYMPEFTVDLKDPENLYKRSDQYHFLINKIPIAFFTDHCMKDYHLPSDDSDKINYEVLYQRTKLGMMMIWEIANRNQILN; this comes from the coding sequence ATGAGAGTATTACAAATTATTCAATTCAATTTTATTGCACTATTATTATTATCATCTGAGGTATTTTCACAAAAAGCAAATCTAGAGGCAGACTCTGTAAAAACACAAGAGTTAATCAGCTATTTATCAAAAGACAATATTGAATCTCATTTAAGGTATTTGGCATCCGATGATTTGGGAGGGAGAGGAATGCTGAATTTGGGGAACTCTAAAGCATCATCATATATCCAAAATCATTTTCATAAGATAGGTTTAAAACAACTAAATAATTCTTGGACACAAATTTTTAATGTATATCAGCCGGGATATTCTAAAATGAATATATTTAACGAAAATGATACTATTACGAAAGAGAATATTTTGATGATGTTCGGGCAGGAGACATCTACTTCAGAGGTTGAATTACATTATTTGAATCAATTAACCTTAAAAGATATTGCAGGAAGGAAATTGAAAAATCAAGCATTAGCACTCAAAGAGTACAATCCTATGGATCAACAAATACAAGTGCCGGATACCCATGCTAAATTTGTTATTTTTATTGCGAAAGATCAAAAAGATTTATTAGTCCATCGTATTCGATTTAGTTCGATGATGGGCAATAGAATGTACCTTTCACCTCAAGAACGTTTTAATGATTTAAATAGCCTTGCTTTAAAACAAGAAGATATATTTTCTTTATTAGGAAAAGAAAAACAAGCACTAATTGAGAAGTACGACAATTTATCAAAAAAAGAAAGAAAGCAGTTGAGTACTTCAGTAACCATTGAATTAGAGTATGAAAATCTTGAGTATAATAATGAAAATGTACTAGGTTATATTGAGGGAACTGATTTAAAGGATGAATTTATAGTCGTTACTGCACATTATGATCATTTAGGGACAAAAGAGGGAGTGGTATTTAATGGAGCTAATGATAATGCATCTGGCACATCTGCAATCATGGAAATGGCCGAAGCCTTTAAAAAAGCAAAGGAAAATGGAATAGGCCCAAGGAGGTCGATACTTTTTATTGCTTTTGCAGCTGAAGAAGTAGGTCTTTTGGGTTCTGAATTTTTCTGCCAAAATCCATTAGTACCCATGGAGAAAATTGTAGCAAATTATAATTTTGATATGGTCGGTAGAATCAACAAAAAATACGATGATCATCCAAATTATACCTATCTTTTAGGAACGGGTGAACAGTCGAAACAATTTTATAAGGTCAATAATGAGGTACATCAAAGGTATATGCCGGAGTTTACTGTCGATCTAAAAGATCCTGAGAATTTATATAAACGTTCCGATCAATATCATTTTTTAATAAATAAAATTCCAATTGCATTTTTTACGGATCACTGCATGAAAGATTATCATTTACCTTCTGATGATTCAGATAAAATAAATTATGAGGTTTTATATCAAAGAACCAAGTTAGGAATGATGATGATTTGGGAAATAGCCAATAGAAATCAGATACTTAATTAA
- a CDS encoding TM2 domain-containing protein, giving the protein MKSTAVSYILCIFFGVLGIHRFYLGRPLSGLLYLFTGGIFGIGWIVDLFFIPTMVEAENGKMRF; this is encoded by the coding sequence ATGAAATCAACAGCAGTATCGTACATTTTATGTATATTTTTCGGTGTCTTAGGCATCCATCGTTTTTATTTAGGTAGGCCTTTATCTGGATTACTTTACTTGTTTACAGGAGGTATCTTTGGTATCGGTTGGATAGTAGATCTTTTCTTTATTCCTACCATGGTAGAAGCTGAAAACGGAAAAATGCGATTTTAA
- a CDS encoding succinate dehydrogenase/fumarate reductase iron-sulfur subunit, protein MNIKLKIWRQAGQDKPGKFESYEVNDVSVDMSFLEMLDVLNENELKKGNDPVHFDHDCREGICGMCSLYINGKPHGPKHGITTCQLHMRTFKDGETIVVEPWRASAFPVLKDLMVDRTAFERIQQAGGYVTVSTGGVPDANEIPIPKTVADEAMDAAQCIGCGACVAACKNASAMLFTAAKVSQLAVLPQGKAERKRRALAMLEQHDAEGFGACTNTGACEAVCPKEISITHIARLNREFTRAAFSGSETDYTN, encoded by the coding sequence ATAAATATTAAGCTTAAAATTTGGCGTCAAGCAGGTCAAGATAAACCTGGCAAGTTTGAGTCATATGAAGTAAATGATGTATCAGTAGATATGTCTTTCCTTGAAATGTTAGACGTTCTTAACGAGAACGAATTAAAGAAAGGTAACGACCCAGTACACTTCGACCACGATTGTCGTGAAGGTATCTGTGGTATGTGTTCTCTTTACATCAACGGTAAACCTCACGGACCTAAGCATGGTATCACAACTTGTCAGTTGCACATGCGTACTTTCAAAGATGGTGAAACTATCGTTGTTGAGCCATGGAGAGCATCTGCGTTCCCAGTATTGAAAGACCTTATGGTGGATCGTACTGCATTCGAAAGAATCCAACAAGCAGGTGGTTACGTTACCGTTTCTACTGGTGGTGTACCTGACGCTAACGAGATTCCAATTCCTAAAACTGTAGCTGACGAAGCAATGGATGCTGCTCAGTGTATTGGTTGTGGTGCTTGTGTTGCCGCTTGTAAAAACGCATCAGCGATGTTATTTACAGCTGCTAAAGTATCTCAATTGGCAGTGTTACCACAAGGTAAAGCAGAGCGTAAGCGTCGTGCTTTAGCAATGTTGGAGCAACACGATGCTGAAGGATTCGGTGCTTGTACTAACACAGGTGCATGTGAGGCTGTTTGTCCGAAAGAAATCTCTATCACTCATATCGCAAGATTGAACAGAGAATTCACTCGTGCAGCATTCTCAGGATCTGAAACAGACTATACGAACTAA
- a CDS encoding fumarate reductase/succinate dehydrogenase flavoprotein subunit yields the protein MSLESKIPAGPLAEKWEKHKFNVKLVNPANKRKFTIIVVGTGLAGASAAATLAELGYNVEAFCFQDSPRRAHSIAAQGGINAAKNYQNDGDSVFRLFYDTIKGGDYRSREANVHRLAEVSTEIIDQCVAQGVPFARDYGGLLDNRSFGGAQVSRTFYARGQTGQQLLLGAYSALSKMINTGKVKMHLRKEMLDVVTIDGAAKGIVTRDLVTGKIESHAGHATLLCTGGYGNVFFLSTNAMASNGSAAWRAYKKGAKFANPCFTQIHPTCIPVHGDYQSKLTLMSESLRNDGRVWVPKDKKNQKITAANAVKLPEEERDYYLERRYPSFGNLVPRDVASRNAKMVCDEGRGVGVTGLAVFLDFADAIKRDGKATIAAKYGNLFDMYKQITDDDPYEVPMMIYPAVHYTMGGLWVDYNLSTNVPGLYALGEANFSDHGANRLGASALMQGLADGYFVIPYTIGDYIATLPLGVAVDKSHPAFAEAEKAAQGRIDKLLSIKGNQTPDDLHKKLGHIMWEYCGMSRNKEGLEKARGMIQELRAEFNRDLKLIGVNEELNMTLEKALRLEDFLELGELMVIDAHNRSESCGGHFREESQTEEGEALRKDDEFAYVAAWGYAGEGKDPELTKETLEFENVKLTQRSYK from the coding sequence ATGTCATTAGAATCAAAAATCCCTGCAGGTCCATTGGCCGAGAAGTGGGAAAAACATAAATTCAACGTAAAGCTTGTTAACCCAGCAAACAAAAGAAAGTTTACTATCATTGTTGTGGGTACAGGTTTAGCAGGTGCTTCTGCAGCTGCAACTTTAGCAGAACTTGGTTATAACGTAGAAGCTTTCTGTTTCCAAGATTCACCTCGTCGTGCACACTCAATTGCAGCACAAGGTGGTATTAACGCAGCAAAGAACTACCAAAATGACGGTGACTCAGTTTTCCGTTTATTCTACGATACAATTAAAGGTGGTGACTACAGATCGCGTGAAGCTAACGTTCACCGTTTAGCTGAAGTTTCTACTGAAATTATTGACCAATGTGTAGCTCAAGGTGTTCCTTTCGCTCGTGATTACGGTGGGTTATTGGACAACCGTTCATTCGGTGGTGCTCAAGTATCCCGTACGTTCTATGCTCGTGGTCAAACGGGACAACAACTTCTATTAGGTGCTTACTCAGCGTTATCAAAAATGATCAACACTGGTAAAGTAAAAATGCACTTGCGTAAAGAAATGCTTGATGTTGTTACTATTGATGGCGCTGCTAAAGGTATCGTAACTCGTGATTTGGTTACGGGTAAAATCGAATCTCATGCAGGTCACGCTACATTGCTTTGTACAGGTGGTTACGGTAACGTATTCTTCCTTTCTACAAACGCTATGGCATCTAACGGTTCTGCAGCTTGGAGAGCATACAAGAAAGGAGCGAAATTCGCTAACCCTTGTTTCACACAAATTCACCCAACTTGTATTCCAGTACATGGTGACTACCAATCGAAGTTAACTTTGATGTCAGAGTCATTACGTAACGACGGACGTGTTTGGGTTCCAAAAGACAAGAAAAACCAAAAGATCACTGCAGCTAACGCTGTTAAACTTCCTGAGGAAGAAAGAGATTACTATTTGGAAAGAAGATATCCATCATTTGGTAACTTAGTACCTCGTGACGTAGCATCTCGTAACGCGAAGATGGTATGTGACGAAGGAAGAGGTGTAGGTGTTACTGGTCTTGCAGTATTCCTAGACTTCGCTGATGCTATCAAGCGTGATGGTAAAGCTACGATTGCAGCGAAATACGGTAACTTGTTTGATATGTACAAGCAAATTACTGACGATGATCCATACGAAGTACCAATGATGATTTACCCTGCTGTTCACTATACAATGGGTGGTCTTTGGGTAGATTACAACTTATCTACTAACGTACCGGGTCTTTACGCTTTAGGTGAAGCGAACTTCTCTGACCACGGTGCTAACCGTTTAGGTGCATCTGCATTAATGCAAGGTCTAGCAGATGGTTACTTCGTAATTCCTTACACAATCGGTGATTACATTGCTACACTACCTCTAGGAGTTGCAGTTGATAAATCTCATCCAGCATTTGCTGAAGCTGAGAAAGCGGCACAAGGTCGTATCGACAAACTTCTAAGCATCAAGGGTAACCAAACTCCTGATGATCTTCATAAGAAATTGGGTCATATTATGTGGGAATACTGTGGTATGTCACGTAACAAAGAGGGCTTAGAAAAAGCTCGTGGTATGATTCAAGAATTGCGTGCTGAATTCAACCGTGATTTGAAATTGATCGGTGTAAATGAAGAGTTAAACATGACGTTAGAAAAAGCGTTACGTTTAGAGGACTTCTTAGAATTGGGTGAGTTGATGGTTATCGACGCACACAACCGTTCTGAGTCTTGTGGTGGTCACTTCCGTGAAGAATCACAAACTGAAGAAGGTGAAGCACTTCGTAAAGACGACGAGTTTGCTTATGTAGCTGCTTGGGGTTACGCAGGAGAAGGTAAAGATCCTGAGTTAACTAAGGAGACACTTGAGTTCGAAAACGTGAAATTAACTCAACGTTCTTACAAGTAA
- a CDS encoding succinate dehydrogenase cytochrome b subunit, producing the protein MSWQKSLSSTIGRKIMMSLSGILLILFLAGHVSGNMTLLLGKADAFNAYAHFMSTNPAVQVIANVFKLFFVGHIFYAAVLTLQNKKARGGEAYKVTNKDGSSVSKYMGVLGSVIAVFLVIHLSQYWAVMHEYAGTIGMTSVDGVQMKDLYAVVNTSYQNPVIVAGYVISMIILAYHLWHGFASAFQTLGINNKRYTPIISFVGKAYSIIVPLLFAAIPVAMFIRG; encoded by the coding sequence ATGAGTTGGCAGAAATCGTTGAGTAGTACAATCGGGAGAAAAATTATGATGTCTCTCTCAGGTATCTTACTCATCCTGTTTTTAGCAGGTCACGTGTCAGGTAACATGACTTTATTATTAGGAAAAGCAGACGCATTTAACGCATACGCGCACTTTATGTCTACGAATCCAGCAGTTCAAGTTATCGCAAATGTTTTTAAACTATTCTTCGTAGGTCACATTTTTTACGCAGCAGTACTTACGCTTCAAAACAAGAAAGCGAGAGGTGGTGAAGCTTACAAAGTGACAAACAAAGATGGTTCATCGGTATCTAAATACATGGGTGTATTAGGTTCTGTAATCGCAGTATTCTTAGTGATTCACTTAAGCCAATACTGGGCAGTAATGCACGAGTACGCAGGTACTATCGGTATGACATCAGTTGATGGAGTACAAATGAAAGACTTGTATGCAGTAGTAAACACATCTTACCAAAACCCAGTGATTGTAGCAGGTTATGTGATCTCAATGATCATCCTAGCTTATCACTTATGGCACGGTTTCGCTAGTGCTTTCCAAACGTTAGGTATCAACAATAAGAGATACACTCCAATCATCTCTTTTGTAGGTAAAGCATATTCTATTATTGTTCCTTTATTGTTTGCTGCAATTCCAGTAGCAATGTTTATCAGAGGATAA
- the ispE gene encoding 4-(cytidine 5'-diphospho)-2-C-methyl-D-erythritol kinase, which yields MITFPNAKINIGLGITEKRSDGFHNIASCFYPVNWCDMLEMIPAKTLSFQSTGIEIPGNPDGNLCLKAYHLLNEKYDIPPVQMHLHKIIPIGAGLGGGSADGAFAIKMLNDMNQLGLSIEEMEGFATELGSDCPFFIENKPVYVTGRGEVFDTLDLSLEGKYIVLVNPNIHISTKEAYSGVTPTPLSVDLKQLLTSSINEWKGNVVNDFEHSLLKNYPVIDNIKKSLYQKGAIYASMTGSGSTVFGIFDDEIDLSNYTEYMVWSGKLD from the coding sequence ATGATTACCTTCCCTAATGCTAAGATCAATATCGGCTTAGGTATCACAGAAAAAAGATCAGATGGCTTTCACAACATCGCGTCATGTTTTTACCCAGTGAATTGGTGTGACATGTTGGAAATGATTCCGGCAAAAACATTGTCATTTCAAAGTACTGGAATAGAAATCCCTGGTAACCCCGATGGAAATTTATGCCTAAAAGCATATCATTTATTAAATGAGAAGTACGATATCCCACCTGTACAGATGCATCTTCATAAGATTATTCCTATTGGAGCAGGTTTAGGTGGTGGTTCTGCAGATGGTGCTTTTGCTATCAAAATGCTAAATGATATGAATCAGTTGGGGTTGAGCATAGAAGAAATGGAAGGGTTTGCGACAGAATTAGGAAGCGATTGCCCTTTCTTTATCGAAAACAAACCCGTGTATGTTACCGGAAGAGGAGAAGTATTTGATACTTTAGATTTAAGTCTTGAAGGGAAGTACATCGTATTAGTCAATCCGAATATTCATATTTCAACCAAGGAAGCCTACAGTGGTGTTACTCCAACTCCATTATCAGTCGATCTCAAGCAATTGTTGACATCATCAATTAATGAATGGAAAGGAAATGTAGTCAACGATTTTGAACATAGTTTATTGAAGAATTATCCTGTGATTGATAACATCAAAAAATCCTTATATCAGAAAGGAGCAATTTATGCTTCCATGACGGGTTCAGGGTCGACCGTTTTTGGCATTTTTGATGATGAAATAGATCTAAGTAATTATACTGAGTATATGGTTTGGTCCGGAAAGTTGGACTAA
- a CDS encoding sodium-dependent transporter, which produces MTKQENKQQFSSRWGVILASLGMAIGAGNLWRFPRLAGQYGGTFIILWFLFLFVWSIPILLSEFSIGKKYKRGVISAFAQAAGKKYTWMGFFITLCTLGITFYYSVVTAWGLSYVGLTFDLVKSPQMLEGLSQSFLEDYWANISTGNFTTVGLHLFCVVLAVVMLYKGVQQGLERVNKILIPTLLILILLVSAVALSTENGPKGLVYMFSIDPDLFFNSRVWIEAVTQSAWSTGAGWGLMLTIASYSREKEDVTFNILVSGIGNNIASLIAGIAILPSVFAIAASDEQAITFLQSGNTALTFTIIPLLFAKIPYGEFLGMVFFVAFAMAAFSSLISMTELCIRTFTDLKFDRTKASIITALLCMIFGFPSAYSLDFFSNQDWVWGLGLLISGIFIVFAVHKNGISSFKKNFIDKDSSVILPNWMYKTAMIVNIPIGLFLIWWWMSQGYSNNPWFTEEGQWNMIDVYSNATIVTQWSIVLLLGVLFNKWLYKKFVEAN; this is translated from the coding sequence ATGACTAAACAAGAAAATAAACAACAATTTAGTAGCAGATGGGGAGTGATTTTGGCTTCATTGGGCATGGCTATTGGTGCAGGAAACCTTTGGCGATTTCCTAGATTAGCCGGTCAGTATGGAGGAACTTTTATTATTCTTTGGTTTTTATTTCTTTTTGTTTGGTCTATTCCCATTCTATTATCAGAATTTTCGATTGGTAAAAAATATAAACGAGGAGTAATTTCAGCCTTCGCTCAAGCGGCAGGGAAGAAATACACCTGGATGGGCTTTTTTATCACCTTATGTACTTTAGGAATCACCTTTTATTACTCTGTAGTTACGGCTTGGGGACTTTCTTATGTTGGACTTACTTTTGATTTAGTCAAATCGCCTCAAATGTTAGAAGGATTATCCCAATCGTTTTTAGAAGACTATTGGGCAAATATTTCTACTGGTAATTTCACCACCGTAGGTCTGCATTTATTTTGTGTGGTTTTAGCTGTTGTGATGTTATATAAAGGCGTCCAACAAGGTCTTGAAAGAGTAAATAAAATTTTAATTCCTACTTTGTTGATATTAATTCTATTGGTTTCAGCTGTGGCCTTGTCTACTGAAAATGGACCAAAAGGGTTAGTGTATATGTTCTCCATAGATCCTGATTTATTCTTTAATTCAAGGGTTTGGATAGAAGCTGTTACACAATCGGCTTGGAGTACAGGTGCAGGTTGGGGCTTAATGTTAACCATTGCCTCCTATTCTAGAGAAAAGGAAGATGTTACCTTTAATATATTAGTAAGTGGAATAGGGAATAATATTGCTTCATTGATAGCAGGAATAGCTATTCTTCCTTCCGTTTTTGCTATTGCTGCTTCGGATGAGCAAGCCATCACATTTTTACAATCGGGTAATACAGCATTGACTTTTACAATCATCCCATTACTTTTTGCTAAGATTCCTTATGGTGAATTCTTAGGGATGGTGTTTTTTGTCGCTTTTGCCATGGCTGCTTTTAGTAGTTTGATAAGTATGACAGAACTGTGTATTCGTACGTTTACTGATCTTAAATTTGATCGAACCAAAGCAAGTATCATCACCGCCTTACTTTGTATGATTTTCGGGTTTCCATCAGCTTATTCTTTGGACTTCTTTTCTAACCAAGATTGGGTATGGGGGCTAGGTTTATTGATATCAGGAATATTTATCGTTTTCGCAGTTCATAAAAATGGAATATCATCATTTAAGAAAAACTTTATAGATAAGGACTCCTCGGTGATATTGCCGAATTGGATGTATAAAACAGCTATGATCGTGAATATTCCGATTGGGTTGTTTTTAATTTGGTGGTGGATGTCTCAAGGATATTCTAACAATCCTTGGTTTACGGAAGAAGGACAATGGAATATGATAGATGTGTATTCGAATGCAACTATTGTAACTCAATGGAGTATAGTTTTACTATTAGGAGTACTTTTTAACAAGTGGTTGTATAAGAAGTTTGTTGAAGCCAATTAA
- a CDS encoding formylglycine-generating enzyme family protein — translation MNKFIILLFSLVSLHTYAQKKKNYSEKVDEVTFDMIYVKGGEFQMGDRKGDLVLDTGENPSLPLHNVKISGFFVGKFEVTQNLWETVMGKNPSETKMGNLPVETVSWNDCQDFIKKLNTLTGKDYRLLTEAEWEYVARGGKKHSDEETGNVNITDRAWILDNSEGKLNAVGSKQPNELGIYDLQGNVWEWVNDWYAVDSYKKSMSDDPQGVQNGKEKVYRGGSYMSEEEFCRPAYRNYDEPQIKQSFIGLRLARSL, via the coding sequence ATGAACAAATTTATTATTCTACTTTTTTCTTTAGTATCACTACACACCTACGCTCAAAAGAAAAAGAATTATTCTGAAAAAGTGGATGAAGTCACTTTTGATATGATTTACGTTAAGGGTGGAGAATTTCAAATGGGTGATAGAAAAGGAGATCTAGTTTTAGACACTGGAGAGAATCCTTCTTTACCGCTTCATAATGTAAAGATTAGTGGATTTTTTGTGGGTAAGTTTGAAGTGACTCAAAATCTTTGGGAAACGGTGATGGGAAAAAATCCAAGTGAAACTAAAATGGGTAATCTTCCAGTGGAAACGGTTTCTTGGAACGATTGTCAAGATTTTATCAAAAAGCTAAATACATTGACGGGTAAAGATTACCGTTTGCTTACTGAAGCAGAATGGGAATATGTGGCTCGCGGAGGTAAAAAACATAGTGATGAAGAGACAGGTAATGTCAATATCACAGATAGGGCATGGATTTTAGATAACTCAGAAGGAAAATTGAACGCCGTAGGTAGTAAACAACCAAATGAATTAGGAATTTATGATCTACAAGGTAATGTTTGGGAATGGGTAAACGATTGGTACGCTGTAGATTCATACAAGAAATCAATGTCTGATGATCCTCAAGGAGTACAGAATGGTAAAGAGAAAGTATACAGAGGTGGATCTTATATGAGTGAGGAAGAATTTTGTCGACCTGCTTACAGAAATTATGATGAACCTCAGATAAAGCAAAGCTTTATTGGTTTAAGATTAGCGAGATCACTTTAA
- a CDS encoding AAA family ATPase codes for MTSKVTFASDKDAADALHQKYLQLKDEIGKVVIGQEDTVHFVLTAIFSQGHALLQGVPGLAKTLLINTVAQALDLDFSRIQFTPDLMPSDILGAETMDQDRKFKFVKGPIFANIILADEINRTPPKTQSALLEAMQEYKVTIANQEFLLEKPFFVLATQNPIEQEGTYPLPEAQLDRFMFNIILDYPSYLDEVNVVKTTTNDEKQTVSKVMGAEEILYFQHLIRRVPIADNVVEYAVKLVHKTRPNTEYAEELTNKYIDWGAGPRASQYLVIAAKCHAILSGKYSPDIEDIQAVAVSVLRHRVVRNFKAEAEGISIVDIIKKLL; via the coding sequence ATGACATCAAAAGTAACTTTTGCTTCAGACAAAGACGCGGCAGACGCTTTACATCAGAAATATTTACAGCTCAAAGACGAAATTGGAAAAGTGGTGATCGGTCAGGAAGATACCGTTCATTTTGTGTTGACTGCTATTTTTAGTCAAGGACATGCCTTGTTACAAGGTGTACCTGGACTAGCAAAAACATTATTGATTAATACTGTTGCCCAAGCTTTAGATTTAGACTTTAGTAGAATTCAGTTTACTCCCGATTTAATGCCATCTGACATTTTGGGTGCTGAAACGATGGATCAAGACCGTAAGTTTAAATTTGTCAAGGGACCTATCTTTGCCAACATCATTTTGGCTGATGAGATTAACCGTACTCCTCCAAAAACGCAGTCGGCTTTATTGGAAGCGATGCAAGAATATAAAGTAACAATTGCTAATCAAGAGTTTCTGTTAGAAAAACCCTTCTTTGTTCTGGCAACACAAAACCCTATTGAGCAAGAAGGTACTTATCCACTTCCTGAAGCACAGCTAGACCGTTTTATGTTTAATATCATCTTGGATTACCCTTCGTATTTGGATGAGGTAAATGTGGTGAAAACAACAACCAATGATGAGAAGCAAACAGTAAGTAAAGTGATGGGTGCAGAAGAGATTCTATACTTCCAACATCTTATTCGTCGAGTGCCTATTGCTGATAATGTGGTAGAATATGCAGTGAAGTTGGTGCATAAAACTCGTCCGAATACTGAATATGCGGAGGAGTTAACCAATAAATATATCGATTGGGGAGCAGGTCCAAGAGCCTCTCAGTATTTAGTGATAGCAGCAAAATGTCATGCTATCCTTTCTGGTAAGTATTCTCCGGATATCGAAGATATTCAAGCAGTAGCTGTTTCTGTATTAAGACACAGAGTAGTGAGAAACTTTAAAGCAGAAGCGGAGGGTATTTCTATTGTAGATATCATAAAGAAATTATTATAA
- a CDS encoding transposase translates to MEENKNQFIKRTQKDYPMSLKLQIVSEVENGQLGLKAAQRKYGIQGNQTVKIWLQKYGNFDWNHKVSAMKKKTPEQELLELKLELETAKKKIKRLEAEAEKADHKSIIFDMMIDLAEKEYKIDIRKNSSPK, encoded by the coding sequence ATGGAAGAAAATAAAAATCAGTTCATTAAACGTACCCAAAAGGATTATCCAATGTCCTTAAAGCTTCAAATTGTCTCGGAAGTTGAAAACGGTCAACTAGGTCTTAAAGCAGCTCAACGTAAATATGGTATTCAAGGGAATCAAACTGTAAAGATTTGGTTACAAAAATATGGTAACTTTGACTGGAACCATAAAGTAAGTGCCATGAAGAAAAAAACACCTGAACAAGAGTTATTAGAGCTTAAACTTGAGTTGGAAACAGCAAAAAAGAAAATCAAACGATTAGAGGCTGAAGCAGAAAAAGCTGACCATAAATCAATTATTTTCGATATGATGATTGATTTGGCTGAAAAGGAATATAAAATTGATATAAGAAAAAACTCTTCACCCAAGTAG